In the genome of uncultured Celeribacter sp., the window TGATAGAACGGGCAGCTCCAGTGCCGCGCGCTCAATGATTCGAGCAGCGGCAGAAGTGCCTCCGCCAGCCCAAAAGCGCGGCCGTTGCGAGAGGTCGCGCGCCCCGCCTTTTCGATCTCGTCCACGACGATCACCGGATTGCCGATCCGTGATTGCAGGATGGTTTCTAGGAGCCTCCCCGGGCAGGCCCCACCCCAACCACGCTGTGATCCGACGACGCCGAAAGAGGCATTCTCGCCCGTCGCCTCAATCACCGGCGCCGGTGTGCCGAGGATCTCGCCAAGACGTCTGGCCCAATGGCTCTTGCCGATCCCGGGCGGCCCGTCGAGCAGCACCGGCGGCAGGCGCAGTCCCGGCCAGCCCTCACGCACGGATCGGCGCATCGCCTGCCAGACGAGCTCCGTTGCCGGGGCCATCCAGGGCATGTC includes:
- a CDS encoding AAA family ATPase; protein product: MLERRRVASGADHLNREDRERLEILRDGVELIAIASEHRADELASELHADMPWMAPATELVWQAMRRSVREGWPGLRLPPVLLDGPPGIGKSHWARRLGEILGTPAPVIEATGENASFGVVGSQRGWGGACPGRLLETILQSRIGNPVIVVDEIEKAGRATSRNGRAFGLAEALLPLLESLSARHWSCPFYQVKFDMSWVG